One window from the genome of Cottoperca gobio chromosome 15, fCotGob3.1, whole genome shotgun sequence encodes:
- the erlec1 gene encoding endoplasmic reticulum lectin 1, giving the protein MMAGLLMVFLGGLLEVCSGVSANRGGYPSFTDEIPFKIHWPGAEFTLPASGILYKEDDFVIMTTTEKEKYKCLLPSLTSGDEDDDKEYTGPSPGELLEPLFKRSSCSYRIESYWTYEVCHGKHIKQYHEEKETGQKISVQEYFLGNMAQKSQATETDKVEEAENVKPAAETEVPSKNIEGQLTPYFSLEMGNGTPCVLKQNDARSSSVLYVCHPEAKHEILSVAEVTTCEYEVVVLTPLLCAHPKYRFKSSPVNAIFCQALEGSPLRPLRLAQLDKEQEEQLKPPFSATTETTREEPTPPMREEAFSSTHKPMTVGGQTQVTVGTTHISRLTDDQLIKEFLSGSYCLHGGVGWWKYEFCYGKHVHQYHEDKEQGKNTVVVGNWNAMEHTEWAKKNVARSYQLKDDGVQKVKLVSHFYGYGDVCDLTGKPRQVIVKLKCKESESPHAVTVYMLEPQPCQYILGVESPVICRILDTADEHGLLSISS; this is encoded by the exons ATGATGGCTGGACTGCTGATGGTGTTTCTCGGGGGGCTGCTGGAGGTCTGTAGCGGAGTGTCAGCAAACAGAGGGGGATATCCCTCCTTTACAGACGAAATCCCTTTCAAAATACACTGGCCAGGCGCAGAATTCACACTG CCAGCTTCAGGGATACTTTACAAGGAAGATGACTTTGTCATCATGACAacaacagagaaggagaagtaTAAATGTCTCCTGCCTTCCCTGACATCTGGAGATGAG GATGATGATAAGGAGTACACAGGGCCTAGTCCGGGTGAACTCCTGGAGCCACTATTCAAACGTAGCAGCTGCTCCTACAGG ATTGAGTCATACTGGACATATGAAGTATGCCATGGAAAGCATATAAAACAGTATCATGAGGAGAAGGAGACTGGCCAG AAAATTAGTGTTCAAGAGTACTTCCTGGGGAATATGGCACAGAAGAGCCAGGCAACAGAGACAG atAAAGTTGAAGAGGCAGAAAATGTCAAACCAGCAGCTGAAACTgaa GTGCCCTCTAAGAATATAGAAGGTCAGCTGACTCCCTACTTCTCATTGGAGATGGGAAATGGGACTCCTTGTGTGCTGAAACAGAACGACGCTCGCTCCTCGTCCGTGCTGTACGTCTGTCATCCAGAGGCCAAGCATGAGATCTTGTCTGTCGCTGAGGTCACTACCTGTGAATACGAGGTGGTGGTGTTGACACCGCTGCTTTGCGCACACCCAAAGTACAG GTTCAAGTCCTCCCCGGTAAACGCCATCTTCTGCCAGGCTCTGGAAGGCTCCCCTTTACGGCCTTTACGGCTCGCCCAGTTGGATAAGGAGCAAGAGGAGCAGCTTAAACCACCTTTCAGCGCCACCACCGAGACTACCAGAGAG GAGCCGACACCACCAATGAGAGAGGAAGCCTTCAGTTCCACTCACAAACCCATGACTGTCGGAGGGCAGACTCAGGTCACTGTCGGCACCACTCACATCTCTCGTTTGACGGACGACCAGCTAATCAAGGAGTTTCTCAGTGGCTCATACTGTCTGCATGGG ggggTAGGATGGTGGAAATATGAATTCTGTTATGGAAAGCATGTCCATCAGTACCATGAG GATAAAGAGCAAGGAAAGAACACGGTGGTGGTCGGGAACTGGAACGCCATGGAGCACACTGAGTGGGCCAAGAAGAACGTCGCCCGATCCTACCAGCTCAAAGATGATGGAGTGCAGAAAGTCAA GTTGGTTTCCCACTTCTATGGCTACGGGGATGTGTGCGATCTGACAGGGAAGCCCAGACAGGTCATTGTCAAGCTCAA ATGTAAGGAGTCTGAGTCTCCCCATGCTGTCACTGTCTATATGCTGGAGCCTCAGCCTTGTCAGTACATCCTTGGG GTCGAGTCTCCGGTCATATGCAGGATTCTTGACACTGCTGATGAACATGGACTTCTGTCAATCTCCAGCTAA
- the gpr75 gene encoding probable G-protein coupled receptor 75 — MNTTATPSDLVDVPRQQNFNGTQTTSGWAVIHTATLTFCSLLLIFIFCLGSYGNLVVFLSFFDPVFRKFRTNFDFMILNLSFCDLFICCVTAPMFALVLFLDAGGGDGVSKSFCFAFHLTSSGFIIMSLETVAVIALHRLRMVLGQQPNRTASFPCTLALTALLWTSSFTMAALLTMRAYPRRDGPCLPHFGLGGVQARVVLYVYLADFAFCVAVVSVSYLMIAQTLRKNAQVRKCPVITVDATCPPPPPPLIAAGFESMQCAVQGPSLYRNQTYNKLQNVQTHSFVNKNSQPLVPGAAQGATCCQLVSTVNLATAKDSKAVVTCVVIVFSVLLCCLPMGVSLAQDVLSPESSFAHYQFELCGFVLIFLKSGINPFVYSRNSAGLRRRVLCCIQWAALGFLCCKQKTRLHAMGKGSLEVNRNKSSHHETNSAYVLSPKPQRRLVDQACGPSHSRDCAGSPRATGARKPRPPSTSTPINTRIEPYYSIYNSSPSAGPSSPTSLQPVSSQTYAFAKSYVAMHYHTHQDALQDFESTSVHQIPIPSV, encoded by the coding sequence ATGAACACCACTGCTACACCATCAGACCTGGTGGATGTGCCAAGACAGCAGAACTTCAATGGCACACAGACCACGTCAGGTTGGGCTGTGATCCACACTGCTACCTTGACCTTTtgctctcttctcctcatcttcatcttctgTCTGGGCTCGTATGGCAACCTTGTGGTGTTCCTGTCCTTTTTTGATCCAGTGTTTCGCAAGTTCCGCACCAACTTTGACTTCATGATCCTCAACCTgtctttctgtgacttgttcattTGCTGTGTGACTGCTCCCATGTTCGCACTGGTGCTCTTCCTGGATGCGGGCGGAGGCGATGGTGTGTCCAAGAGTTTCTGCTTCGCCTTCCACCTGACCAGCTCGGGCTTCATCATCATGTCCCTGGAGACGGTAGCTGTCATTGCTTTGCACAGGCTGCGTATGGTTTTGGGGCAGCAGCCCAACCGCACCGCCTCCTTCCCCTGCACGCTGGCCCTCACCGCCCTGCTGTGGACATCCAGCTTCACCATGGCTGCCCTCCTTACCATGCGAGCGTACCCACGTAGAGATGGACCCTGCTTGCCCCACTTTGGCCTGGGAGGTGTACAGGCCAGGGTTGTGTTGTATGTCTACCTGGCAGACTTTGCCTTTTGTGTAGCTGTGGTGTCAGTGTCCTATCTGATGATCGCTCAGACACTGAGGAAGAATGCACAAGTGAGGAAATGTCCCGTCATCACTGTAGATGCCACATGccctccacccccaccaccTCTCATTGCAGCAGGCTTTGAGAGCATGCAGTGTGCTGTTCAAGGCCCCTCTCTGTACCGTAACCAGACTTACAACAAACTGCAGAACGTTCAGACACACTCTTTTGTCAACAAGAACAGCCAGCCTCTGGTTCCAGGCGCTGCCCAAGGAGCCACCTGCTGTCAGTTGGTGTCTACAGTCAACTTGGCCACAGCCAAAGACTCAAAGGCGGTGGTCACGTGTGTAGTGATTGTGttctctgtgctgctctgctgcttgcCGATGGGAGTTTCACTGGCACAGGATGTTTTGTCACCAGAAAGTAGCTTTGCACACTACCAGTTTGAACTGTGCGGCTTTGTGCTCATTTTCCTCAAATCGGGCATCAATCCTTTTGTGTACTCGCGCAACAGTGCAGGCCTCCGCCGCCGTGTGCTATGCTGTATTCAATGGGCGGCCCTGGGCTTTCTCTGTTGCAAGCAAAAGACTCGTCTGCATGCGATGGGCAAGGGCAGCCTGGAAGTCAATCGCAATAAATCCTCCCATCATGAGACCAACTCAGCCTATGTGCTGTCACCCAAGCCACAGAGGAGGCTGGTAGACCAGGCATGCGGGCCCAGTCACTCCAGGGATTGTGCTGGTAGTCCAAGGGCCACAGGTGCGCGCAAACCTCGCCCCCCGAGTACGTCGACACCTATCAACACCCGCATTGAGCCctactacagtatatacaacAGCAGTCCCTCTGCAGGGCCTAGCTCCCCCACCAGCCTGCAGCCTGTCAGCTCTCAGACATATGCCTTTGCCAAGTCTTATGTAGCCATGCACTACCACACTCACCAAGACGCACTACAAGACTTTGAAAGCACCTCAGTGCACCAGATTCCCATTCCCTCAGTTTAA